A stretch of Ferribacterium limneticum DNA encodes these proteins:
- a CDS encoding FAD:protein FMN transferase produces MRPRLRLFLIALVALTVTACSRTPLQEQQAYVFGTRVEVLVVSEDPEQGRKAIAAVLREFDRLHRAYHAWQASQLTTLNSAISSGRPQEVTPELAEFVREAQALSKQGDYLFDPGIGSLIQLWGFQADEFKAELPGESEITDWLASKPSIADIGIDGQTISSRNRNVALDFGGYLKGVALDRAAAILRAQGIHNALINIGGNVMALGSKEGKPWRVGIQHPRQPGPLATVMLADGEAIGTSGDYQRFFEVDSKRYAHLLDPRTGYPADHTQAVTVLIPAGPKAGTLSDAASKPIFIAGPDGWREMAKKMEIGLVLRVDRSNRIFVTEALRRRLEFIGTPPDLNVVE; encoded by the coding sequence ATGCGGCCTCGCCTGAGGCTTTTCCTGATCGCTCTGGTGGCGCTGACAGTCACCGCCTGTAGCCGCACGCCGCTGCAGGAACAGCAGGCCTACGTCTTCGGCACCCGCGTCGAAGTGCTGGTCGTCAGCGAGGATCCGGAACAGGGCCGCAAGGCCATCGCCGCCGTGCTGCGCGAATTCGACCGCCTGCACCGCGCCTACCATGCGTGGCAAGCGTCGCAACTGACGACTTTGAATTCGGCCATTTCTTCCGGTCGGCCACAGGAAGTGACCCCAGAACTGGCCGAATTCGTCCGCGAAGCCCAGGCGCTGTCGAAACAGGGCGACTACCTGTTCGACCCCGGCATCGGATCGCTGATCCAGCTTTGGGGCTTCCAGGCCGACGAGTTCAAGGCCGAACTACCCGGCGAAAGCGAAATCACGGACTGGCTGGCGAGCAAACCGTCGATTGCCGACATCGGCATCGATGGCCAAACGATCAGCAGCCGCAACCGCAACGTCGCCCTCGATTTCGGCGGCTACCTCAAGGGCGTCGCCCTCGACCGCGCTGCGGCCATCCTGCGCGCCCAGGGCATCCACAACGCGCTGATCAACATCGGCGGCAACGTCATGGCGCTCGGCAGCAAAGAGGGCAAACCCTGGCGCGTCGGCATCCAGCACCCGCGCCAGCCCGGCCCGCTGGCCACGGTCATGCTGGCTGATGGCGAAGCGATCGGCACTTCGGGCGACTACCAGCGTTTCTTCGAAGTCGACAGCAAGCGCTACGCCCATTTGCTCGATCCGCGCACCGGCTATCCAGCCGATCACACCCAGGCCGTCACCGTGCTCATCCCGGCCGGGCCGAAGGCCGGCACCCTGTCCGACGCAGCCTCCAAGCCGATCTTCATCGCCGGGCCGGATGGCTGGCGGGAAATGGCGAAAAAAATGGAAATCGGCCTCGTCCTCCGCGTCGATCGCAGCAACCGGATTTTTGTCACCGAAGCGCTGCGCCGGCGACTGGAATTCATCGGCACTCCACCGGACCTGAACGTCGTCGAGTAG
- a CDS encoding response regulator yields MSQLFRVAIVEDNPPQRMILTRLLEKDYQVESFDSGTAFLASEASFDAVLLDIEMPGLSGYDTCRRFREQARGAEIPVIFVSAHDTTPERVAAYDAGGDDFLTKPIAAHELRHKLGNAIELREKVRTLASQSTDAQRVAFAAMTSMGDLGVVIEFLRKSAQATSYSAIAARLVAAMKAWGLQGAVQVRGRHEQVALNAEGPMTAMQAAVLEKLRDIGRIFEMGSRAVINFDHVSLLVENLPVDDPDKVGRLRDHLAVLTESADMRMAALDAAIERDLQKQGIEAALDELKAAMQQATRHSGTSHRKGQAVLLESIEQLGRTILTLGLTEVQVDYMDDLIRHAVDDTQRYFDEVAESENDFADVITRLQRLAQADYRL; encoded by the coding sequence ATGAGCCAGCTTTTTCGTGTTGCCATCGTCGAGGACAATCCCCCCCAGCGCATGATCCTGACCCGCCTGCTGGAGAAGGATTACCAGGTCGAATCATTCGACAGCGGGACAGCCTTTCTGGCCAGCGAAGCTTCTTTCGACGCCGTGCTGCTCGACATCGAAATGCCCGGACTCAGCGGTTACGACACCTGCCGCCGCTTCCGCGAGCAGGCGCGCGGTGCCGAAATACCGGTCATTTTCGTCTCGGCTCACGACACCACGCCGGAACGCGTTGCCGCCTACGACGCGGGTGGCGACGATTTCCTGACCAAGCCGATCGCCGCGCACGAATTGCGCCACAAGCTCGGCAACGCCATTGAGTTGCGCGAAAAGGTGCGCACCCTGGCCAGCCAGTCTACCGATGCGCAGCGCGTCGCCTTTGCGGCCATGACCAGCATGGGTGACCTTGGCGTAGTCATCGAATTCCTGCGCAAATCGGCTCAGGCCACCAGCTATTCGGCCATTGCCGCCCGGCTGGTCGCCGCCATGAAAGCCTGGGGCCTGCAAGGCGCCGTTCAAGTCCGTGGCCGGCATGAGCAGGTAGCACTGAATGCCGAGGGGCCCATGACGGCCATGCAGGCAGCGGTGCTGGAAAAGCTGCGCGATATCGGCCGCATCTTCGAGATGGGTTCGCGGGCCGTGATCAACTTCGACCATGTCTCCCTGCTGGTTGAAAACCTGCCGGTGGATGATCCGGACAAGGTCGGCCGCCTGCGCGATCACCTGGCGGTGCTGACCGAAAGTGCCGACATGCGGATGGCGGCGCTGGATGCCGCCATCGAACGCGACCTGCAGAAACAGGGCATCGAAGCCGCACTGGATGAACTTAAAGCCGCCATGCAGCAAGCCACGCGTCATTCCGGCACCAGCCATCGCAAGGGCCAGGCAGTGCTGCTCGAAAGCATCGAACAGTTGGGCCGAACAATACTGACGCTAGGCCTCACCGAAGTACAAGTGGACTACATGGACGATCTGATCCGCCACGCGGTCGATGATACCCAGCGCTACTTCGACGAGGTCGCCGAAAGCGAAAATGACTTCGCCGACGTGATCACCCGCCTGCAACGGCTGGCCCAGGCCGACTACCGGCTGTAA
- the gshB gene encoding glutathione synthase, producing MAQQLHFEKHLLGGSSQSLKLAFVLDPLDHLKAWKDSSVAMMRAAENHGHEVFAIDAATLGWRKPDAAHVGGVSGEALHLHLRPDDHDWYRETGREWMPLKAFDAVIMRKDPPFDFEYLTATWLLERAEEDGVKVFNRPRALRNHSEKLAIMEFAHFSPATMATRSMAQIHHFIDEQRDVILKPLDGMGGSQIFRVHRNDPNRNVIVETLTNDGARTIMAQRYVPEIAAGDKRILLIAGKPVPWCLARIPKAGETRGNLAVGGTGVAQELSARDREIAEAIGPVLFKRGLMLIGIDVIGDYLTEINVTSPTCMVEIRQQSGFDAAGAFITAVEHACGLA from the coding sequence ATGGCTCAGCAACTACACTTTGAAAAACACCTGCTGGGCGGCAGCAGCCAGTCGCTGAAACTGGCTTTTGTTCTCGACCCGCTCGATCACCTGAAGGCCTGGAAGGATTCTTCGGTGGCCATGATGCGGGCGGCCGAAAACCACGGCCATGAGGTTTTCGCCATCGATGCCGCGACGCTCGGCTGGCGCAAGCCGGACGCTGCGCATGTTGGCGGCGTTTCGGGCGAGGCGCTGCACCTCCACCTGCGCCCGGACGACCACGACTGGTACCGCGAAACCGGCCGCGAATGGATGCCGCTGAAGGCCTTCGATGCGGTCATCATGCGCAAGGATCCGCCCTTCGATTTCGAATACCTGACCGCTACCTGGCTGCTTGAAAGAGCCGAGGAAGACGGCGTCAAGGTCTTCAACCGGCCGCGGGCGCTGCGCAATCATTCCGAAAAACTGGCGATCATGGAATTTGCCCATTTTTCGCCGGCGACCATGGCGACGCGCAGCATGGCGCAAATCCACCATTTCATCGACGAGCAGCGCGACGTCATCCTCAAGCCGCTCGACGGCATGGGCGGCAGCCAGATTTTTCGCGTCCATCGCAACGATCCTAACCGCAATGTCATCGTCGAAACGCTGACCAACGACGGCGCGCGAACGATCATGGCGCAGCGCTACGTGCCGGAAATCGCTGCCGGCGACAAGCGCATCCTGCTCATTGCCGGCAAACCGGTGCCGTGGTGCCTGGCGCGCATTCCCAAAGCCGGTGAAACGCGCGGCAATCTGGCCGTCGGCGGCACGGGCGTTGCCCAGGAGCTATCGGCGCGTGACCGGGAAATCGCCGAAGCCATCGGCCCCGTGCTCTTCAAGCGTGGCTTGATGCTGATCGGCATCGACGTCATCGGCGACTACCTGACCGAAATCAACGTCACCAGCCCGACCTGCATGGTCGAGATCCGCCAGCAGTCCGGCTTCGATGCGGCCGGCGCTTTCATCACGGCAGTCGAACACGCATGCGGCCTCGCCTGA
- a CDS encoding SRPBCC family protein — MNFEHLIQINDPENPLVESLTRDQLWLGLLHRVENPVPFLPGLESCTILERAADALLRELDFGPAVIQDRVTMADRHWVRFDIQPSEVHPGGSLTITIEEPEPSFLFLRFAYETTLANNPNSEDRAYIDYVKSAYHQSDVDCVRLIRSLAAGIPLQ, encoded by the coding sequence ATGAATTTCGAACACCTTATCCAGATCAACGACCCGGAAAATCCGCTGGTCGAATCACTGACTCGCGACCAACTGTGGCTGGGACTGCTGCACCGCGTCGAGAATCCCGTTCCCTTCCTGCCCGGGCTGGAGTCCTGCACCATCCTCGAACGTGCGGCGGATGCCCTGCTCCGTGAACTCGATTTTGGTCCGGCCGTGATCCAGGATCGTGTGACGATGGCCGACCGGCACTGGGTGCGCTTCGATATCCAGCCCTCCGAAGTCCATCCCGGCGGCAGTCTGACCATCACCATCGAGGAACCGGAGCCCAGCTTCCTGTTCCTGCGCTTTGCCTACGAGACTACCCTGGCCAACAATCCGAATTCGGAAGACCGGGCCTATATCGACTATGTGAAATCGGCCTACCACCAGTCAGACGTCGATTGCGTGCGCCTGATTCGCAGCCTGGCCGCCGGCATCCCGCTGCAATAA
- the gshA gene encoding glutamate--cysteine ligase, with amino-acid sequence MVPHLTTALTGPLLELERRFLAASPQIEQWLRSQWLEHTPPFYSSVDLRNSGFKLAPVDTNLFPGGFNNLNPAFLPLCVQAAMSAIEKFCPEARSLLLIPENHTRNQFYLQNVAQIAAILKQTGLNVRLGSLNPEITQPTTVDLPNGQSLLLEPLVRTPHRLGLDGFDPCAILLNNDLSAGIPAILQGLNEQVVLPPVHAGWAVRRKSNHFAAYDQVANDFAKAIGIDPWRINPAFSVCRSINFHERQGEECLAANVSAVLDIVKEKYREYDIEETPYVVVKADAGTYGMGVMTVRNVDEVIALNRKQRNKMSVVKEGLEVSEVLIQEGVHSFETLNEAVAEPVIYMIDRYVVGGFYRVHTGRGKDENLNAPGMHFEPLAFDTGCNMPDYRCGNPDSPPNRFYAYGVVGRLACLAAAIELERTAPEDV; translated from the coding sequence ATGGTTCCACACCTCACTACCGCCCTCACCGGCCCCCTGCTCGAACTCGAGCGTCGCTTCCTCGCGGCCAGCCCGCAGATCGAGCAGTGGCTGCGCAGCCAGTGGCTGGAACACACGCCACCGTTCTACTCATCGGTCGATCTGCGCAATTCCGGTTTCAAGCTGGCGCCGGTCGATACCAACCTGTTCCCCGGCGGCTTCAACAACCTGAATCCGGCCTTCCTGCCGCTCTGCGTGCAGGCGGCGATGAGCGCCATCGAGAAATTCTGCCCGGAAGCGCGCAGCCTGCTGCTGATTCCCGAGAACCACACGCGCAATCAGTTCTACCTGCAGAACGTCGCCCAGATCGCCGCCATCCTCAAGCAGACCGGGCTGAATGTGCGCCTCGGTTCGCTGAACCCGGAGATCACCCAGCCGACGACCGTCGACTTGCCGAACGGCCAGAGCCTGCTGCTCGAACCGCTGGTCCGCACACCGCACCGCCTCGGGCTGGACGGCTTCGATCCCTGCGCCATCCTGCTCAACAACGACCTGTCGGCCGGCATTCCTGCCATCCTGCAAGGGCTGAACGAACAGGTCGTGCTGCCGCCGGTGCATGCCGGCTGGGCCGTACGCCGCAAATCCAACCACTTCGCCGCCTACGACCAGGTCGCCAACGATTTCGCCAAGGCCATCGGCATCGATCCGTGGCGCATCAACCCGGCCTTTTCGGTCTGTCGCAGCATCAATTTTCACGAGCGTCAGGGCGAGGAATGTCTGGCCGCCAACGTCTCGGCCGTGCTCGACATCGTCAAGGAAAAGTACCGCGAGTACGACATCGAAGAGACGCCCTACGTCGTCGTCAAGGCCGATGCCGGCACCTACGGCATGGGCGTGATGACGGTGCGCAACGTCGACGAGGTCATCGCGCTGAACCGCAAGCAGCGCAACAAGATGAGCGTCGTCAAGGAAGGCCTCGAAGTCTCCGAGGTGCTGATCCAGGAAGGCGTGCATTCGTTTGAAACGCTGAACGAGGCGGTCGCCGAGCCGGTCATCTACATGATCGACCGTTACGTGGTCGGTGGCTTCTATCGCGTACATACCGGGCGCGGCAAGGACGAGAACCTCAACGCGCCGGGCATGCATTTCGAGCCGCTGGCCTTCGACACCGGCTGCAACATGCCCGACTACCGCTGCGGCAATCCGGACTCGCCACCCAACCGCTTCTACGCCTACGGCGTGGTCGGTCGTCTGGCCTGCCTGGCGGCTGCCATTGAGCTGGAACGCACCGCGCCGGAAGACGTCTGA
- a CDS encoding ABC-F family ATPase, with amino-acid sequence MLVAANITMQFGVKPLFENVNVKFGEGYRYGLIGANGAGKSTFMKILCGALEPSAGNVSKDKHERMAYLKQDQFAYEDMRVLDVVLMGHEEMWACMSERDAIYANPEATEDDYMKAAELEHHFAEYDGYTAESRAGELLLGVGIPTEQHNGPMSQVAPGWKLRVLLCQALFANPDILLLDEPTNNLDINTIRWLEDILNARESTMIIISHDRHFLNQVCTHMADLDYGKITTYAGNYDDFMEAAQAARERQQNANAKAKERIAELQTFVRRFSANASKAKQATSRVKLIEKLKPEDMKPSSRQYPWIRFDYDEKQKLHRQAVEIENVSFTYEGGERKIFNNLTLTINAGEKIAVIGENGVGKTTFLKLLMGEVVPQFGTIKWAEKAFPGYYAQDHSAQFAGTESLTDWIAGYARATIEDGGDLETLIRGTLGRLLFSGDEVKKPVNVISGGEQGRMLFGKLMLSKHNVLLMDEPTNHLDMESIEALNSGLEKFPGTLIFVSHDREFVSSLSTRVLEVKNDGRIIDYLGGYEDYLASQGVE; translated from the coding sequence GTGCTCGTCGCCGCCAATATCACCATGCAGTTCGGGGTCAAACCCCTTTTCGAGAACGTCAACGTCAAGTTTGGCGAGGGTTATCGTTACGGTCTGATTGGTGCCAATGGTGCCGGTAAATCGACCTTCATGAAGATTCTTTGTGGCGCGCTGGAGCCTTCGGCCGGCAATGTCTCGAAAGACAAGCACGAGCGCATGGCCTACCTGAAGCAGGACCAGTTCGCCTACGAAGACATGCGCGTGCTCGACGTTGTGCTGATGGGCCACGAGGAAATGTGGGCCTGCATGAGCGAGCGCGACGCCATCTACGCCAACCCGGAAGCGACCGAAGACGACTACATGAAGGCGGCGGAGCTGGAGCATCACTTTGCCGAATACGACGGCTACACCGCCGAATCGCGGGCCGGCGAACTGCTGCTCGGCGTCGGCATCCCGACCGAACAGCACAATGGCCCGATGAGCCAGGTCGCACCGGGCTGGAAGCTGCGCGTGCTGCTCTGCCAGGCGCTGTTCGCCAACCCGGACATCCTGCTCCTCGACGAGCCGACCAACAACCTCGACATCAACACCATCCGCTGGCTGGAAGACATCCTGAATGCCCGCGAGTCGACGATGATCATCATCTCGCACGACCGCCACTTCCTGAACCAGGTCTGCACCCACATGGCCGACCTCGACTACGGCAAGATCACCACCTACGCCGGCAACTACGACGACTTCATGGAAGCCGCGCAGGCTGCCCGCGAGCGCCAGCAGAATGCCAACGCCAAGGCCAAGGAACGCATCGCCGAACTGCAAACCTTCGTCCGCCGTTTCTCGGCCAACGCCTCCAAGGCCAAGCAGGCGACCAGCCGCGTCAAGCTGATCGAAAAACTCAAGCCGGAAGACATGAAGCCGTCGTCCCGCCAGTACCCGTGGATTCGCTTCGACTACGACGAGAAGCAAAAGCTGCACCGCCAGGCCGTCGAGATCGAGAATGTTTCCTTCACCTACGAAGGTGGCGAGCGCAAGATCTTCAACAACCTGACGCTGACCATCAATGCCGGTGAAAAGATTGCCGTGATCGGCGAAAACGGCGTCGGCAAAACAACCTTCCTGAAGTTGCTGATGGGCGAAGTCGTGCCGCAGTTCGGTACCATCAAATGGGCCGAAAAAGCCTTCCCCGGCTACTACGCGCAGGATCACAGCGCCCAGTTCGCCGGTACTGAGAGCCTGACCGACTGGATCGCCGGCTATGCCCGCGCCACGATCGAAGACGGCGGCGACCTGGAAACCCTGATCCGCGGCACCCTCGGCCGTCTGCTCTTCTCCGGCGACGAAGTGAAGAAGCCGGTCAACGTCATTTCCGGCGGCGAGCAGGGCCGCATGCTGTTCGGCAAGCTGATGCTGTCGAAACACAACGTGCTGCTGATGGACGAACCGACCAACCACCTCGACATGGAGTCGATCGAAGCGCTGAACAGCGGCCTGGAAAAATTCCCCGGCACCCTGATCTTCGTCTCGCACGACCGTGAGTTCGTGTCCTCGCTGTCTACCCGAGTGTTGGAGGTCAAGAACGATGGTCGCATCATCGATTACCTCGGCGGCTATGAGGACTATCTGGCTTCGCAGGGCGTCGAGTAA